Proteins found in one Elgaria multicarinata webbii isolate HBS135686 ecotype San Diego chromosome 12, rElgMul1.1.pri, whole genome shotgun sequence genomic segment:
- the VAMP5 gene encoding vesicle-associated membrane protein 5 gives MAENKLKQCQEAAEEVTEIMLDNYNKALERDGKLSDLDERADELRNQSSAFCKTSKTVAEKKRWENMKWKIILGAVIAGTLILILAIVLSLTLPGSGNQDSPAQPSAGGN, from the exons GCAGAAAACAAGTTGAAGCAATGTcaggaggcagcagaggaagTGACTGAGATCATGCTAGACAACTACAATAAGGCGCTCGAACGTGATGGCAAGCTTAGTGACCTGGATGAAAGGGCAGACGAACTTCGTAACCAG agctctgccttctgcaagacTTCAAAAACCGTGGCTGAGAAGAAGCGCTGGGAGAACATGAAATGGAAGATCATCCTGGGGGCGGTCATTGCTGGGACGCTCATCCTCATCCTTGCTATCGTTCtttccctcaccctgcctggatcTGGGAACCAGgatagcccagcccagcccagtgcTGGTGGGAACTGA
- the RNF181 gene encoding E3 ubiquitin-protein ligase RNF181, whose protein sequence is MASYFEEHDCEPGSGPREELPRQALLELARSLFNGLEIDVGSLGSGDWDQRLPPPAARQAVESLPAVPVTPLQADKGLKCPVCLLEFEEEEVVRKMPCQHLFHTGCLLPWLGKTNSCPLCRHELPTDDEEYEEYKKDKMRRQQQAHRLEYLHGAMYT, encoded by the exons ATGGCGTCCTACTTCGAGGAGCACGACTGCGAGCCGGGGTCCGGGCCCCGGGAGGAGCTGCCTCGCCAGGCACTGCTGGAGCTGGCCAG GTCTCTCTTCAATGGCCTGGAGATTGATGTGGGCTCCTTGGGCAGTGGAGACTGGGACCAGCGGCTGCCCCCACCGGCTGCCCGGCAGGCTGTCGAGAGCCTTCCTGCAGTGCCGGTGACCCCGCTGCAAGCAG ATAAAGGGCTGAAgtgtcctgtgtgcctgctggaatttgaggaggaggaggtggtcagGAAGATGCCCTGCCAGCACCTCTTCCACAcgggctgcctccttccttggctCGGAAAG ACCAATTCCTGTCCCCTCTGCCGCCATGAGCTGCCCACTGACGATGAGGAATATGAGGAGTACAAGAAGGATAAG ATGCGCCGGCAGCAGCAGGCCCACCGGCTGGAGTATCTGCACGGAGCAATGTACACGTGA